GAACATCTGTGCGATGCCGTTGTGCACCTCGCCGACCAGCCAGCCCTTGGCGGGCACACCGTGCTGGCCCAGCGACAGCTCACAGGTCGCCGACACCTTGAGACCCATCTTGTGTTCGACATTGGTGACGAAGACGCCATTACGCTCGCCCAACTCGCCGGTCTCGAAGTCGAACAGGAACTTCGGCACGAAAAACAGTGACAGCCCCTTGGTGCCCGGACCCGCACCCTCGGGGCGGGCCAACACCAGATGGAAGATGTTCTCGAACAGGTCACCGGAATCACCGGAGGTGATGAACCGCTTGACGCCGTCGATGTGCCACGAGCCGTCCTCCTGCTGAACGGCCTTGGTGCGTCCGGCGCCCACGTCCGAGCCCGCGTCCGGCTCGGTGAGCACCATCGTCGAGCCCCAGCCGCGCTCGGCAGCCAGCACGGCCCACTTCTTCTGCTCCTCGGTGCCCAGGTGGTAGAGGATGTTGGAGAAGCCGCCGCCGCTGGCATACATCCACACCGCCGGGTTGGCGCCCAGAAAGTGCTCGTGCAGCGCCCAGACCAACGCCTTGGGCATCGGCATCCCGCCCAGGGCCTCCTCGACACCGGCCTTGTCCCAGCCGCCGTCCATCACCGCGCGGACGGAATCCTTGAACGCCTCCGGCAGCGTCACCGAGTGCGTCTTCGGGTCGAATACCGGCGGGTTGCGGTCGCCCTCGATGAACGACGCGGCCACCGGTCCCTCAGCCAATCGGCTGACCTCGACCAGCATTTCCCGGGCGGTGTCGACGTCCAGGTCACTGAACTCGCCCTTGCCCAAAGCCTTGTCAACGCCCAACATCTCGAACAGGGTGAAAACCTGGTCGCGGACGTTGCTCTTGTAGTGGCTCACTACGGTCCTCCTCGTTGAGAATGCCACTTGCGGTTGGGTACTAGGTCTAAGTTACCCACCAGTAACACCGTTAAAATATATCGGCGACGTAGTTGTACGCAAGTAGATGTGAGCTATATTTCACGTGCGAACCAACCAACCGGTTGGATCCGCCGCGTCGGCATCCCCGGCAGGCCCTGCTACCTGCGACGATGATGCTCACTGTCGCGAACGGGTGTCGCGGCGTTACCGGTAGTGGATCTGCAGACCCCGACCGGTCACCGGCACAGCACCCGGCGTGAGGCCGCCCGGCAAACGGGGCTTCTGTGTGACCAGCCACCGCGTGTCCGAGAGCTCGTGGGCAGGATTCGCGGGGCGGCGCGGCGGCTGTCCGCAGTGCCGCAGGCGGACTACGACCCGGATGTGGCATCCCAGTACGGATACGTCCTCGATATCGCGCCGGGTAGTGTCGGCTGCGAGAAATCCGTCCTCGGCTCGAGGGGCGAATGAAGTCCGGTGAATTCGTACAGCAACCTCACACCGTCCTCACTGCGTGAGGCTTTCGGACACTTCCCGTCCGGGGTGGTGGCAATCGCCGCCGAAATCGACGGGATCCGAGAAGGCCTGGCCGCCAGCACCTTCGTTCCCGTCTCGCTGGACCCGCCGCTGGTGTCGTTTTGCGTGCAGAACATTTCCACGACGTGGCCCAAACTCAAGGTTGCCCCGATGCTGGGTATCAGTGTGCTGGGCGAAACTCATGACGAGGCGGCGCGCACCCTCGCCGCCAAGACCGGGGATCGGTTCGCCGGGCTCGAGACGGTGTCCAGCGACAGCGGCGCGGTCTTCGTCAAGGGCACCAGCCTGTGGCTGGAGAGCGCGATCGAGCAACTGATCCCGGCCGGGGATCACACCATCGTCGTCCTGCGGGTCAATCAGGTCACCGTGGATGCCGACGTCGCACCGATCGTTTTCCACCGCAGCGTCTTTCGTCGGCTCGGCGTCTGAGCGCCGGTCGGCCCACCGCGGTGACGGAGCCTGCGGTCAAGGGCGGCACCTGTGCGGCAGCCCGCTTCAGGCTGGCCGCTACGGGCGCTCGGCCAACTCATCCCGGAACCCCTGGATGCGGCCCTCGATTTCGGCCGCGTCTTCATGTCGTCCTTCTTTGTGCGCGAGTTCCGCGCGCACCGACAACTCCCTGATTGCGGTTCGAATGTCGTTAATGCTCTTGGTTTCCCGCATCATTCCTCCTGCCTTTCCGGCTGCGGACAGGCTTGACCCCACGTCACGCACATGGGAGGGGTACCCGATGCCGCTGTCGGCCTAACGGCCGGAGGTGAGTCCCCGAACTAGCTAGCGCCGGAACAGCTTGTTACCCAGCCAGACGACGGGGTCGTATTTGCGGTCGACCACGCGCTCCTTCATCGGGATCAGCGCATTGTCGGTGATCTTGATGTTTTCCGGGCACACCTCGGTGCAGCATTTGGTGATGTTGCAGTATCCCAGTCCGTGAGCTTCCTGGGCTTCCTTGCGCCGGTCGCGGGTGTCCAGCGGATGCATCTCTAGTTCGGCGATCCGCATCAAGAATCGCGGCCCGGCAAATGCTTGCTTGTTTTCCTCGTGGTCGCGGATGACGTGGCAGACGTTCTGGCACAGGAAGCACTCAATGCACTTGCGGAACTCCTGCGAGCGCTGGACATCGGCCTGCGCCATCCGGTACCCGCCCGGCTGCAGATCCTTCGGTGGCGCGAAAGACGGTATCTCGCGGGCTTTTTCGTAGTTAAACGAGACGTCGGTGACGAGATCGCGGATCACCGGGAAGGTGCGCAACGGCGTGACGGTGACCACCTCGTCCTCGGCGAACGTCGACATCCGGGTCATACACATCAATCGCGGCCTGCCGTTGATCTCCGCCGAGCACGATCCGCACTTGCCGGCCTTGCAGTTCCATCGCACCGCCAGGTCGGGCGTCTGGGTTTGCTGCAGACGGTGGATGACGTCGAGCACCACTTCGCCCTCGTTGACCTCGACGGTGAAGTCGCGGAGCTCGCCGCCGCTCTCGTCGCCACGCCACACTCGCAAGCACGCGTTGTAGCCCATTACGCTCTCCGTCCCGGATGGTCAGCCAACTCTTCGTCGGTGTAGTACTTCTCCAGCTCGGAAATCTCGAAGAGTTCCAGCAAGTCCGGTCGCATCGGCACCTGTGACTCCCGCGTGATGGTGATATGGGGACCGTCGCCGGTGTCGCCATCGCCCGCGGCGCGGCAGACCAGCAAGGTGTTGCGCCAGTTGGCGTCCATGCCGGGATGATCGTCACGGGTATGACCGCCCCGGCTTTCGCTGCGTTGCCGTGCGGCCCGGGCCACGCACTCGCTGACCAGCAGCATATTGCGCAGGTCGATGGCCAGGTTCCAGGCCGGGTTGTATTGACGATGCCCTTCTACCTGCACCTTCTGGTATCGCCTCCACAGCTCGTCCAGCAGTGTCAATGCCCGGGTGATCTCGTCTTCTTTGCGGATGATGCCGACCAGGTCGTTCATCACGTGCTGCAAATCCATCTGCAGTGCATACGGGTTCTCCGGCGCCGAACCGTCCGTCGGCCCCTCGAACGGCTTGAGCGCCTGCTTGGCGGCGGCGTCGACGGCCTCCGATGAAATCGTCGGACGGCTGCTCAGGGCCCGCACATAGTCGGCCGCACCCAAGCCCGCCCGCCGGCCGAAAACCAGCAGGTCCGACAGCGAGTTCCCGCCCAGCCGGTTGGAGCCGTGCATACCGCCTGAGCACTCGCCGGCGGCGAACAGCCCGGGAACCGTGGCCGCGCCGGTGTCGGCGTCCACCTCGACGCCGCCCATCACGTAGTGGCAGGTGGGCCCGACTTCCATCGGCTCCTTGGTGATGTCCACCCCGGCCAGCTCCATGAACTGGTGATACATCGACGGCAGCCGCCGTTTGATCTCCTCGGGCGTCAGCCGGGATGCGATGTCCAAGTAGACGCCGCCGTGCGGGGTGCCCCGGCCGGCTTTGACTTCGGAGTTGATCGCCCGCGCTACCTCATCGCGGGGCAGCAGGTCAGGGGTTCGGCGGGCCGAGTCGTTGTCCTTGAGCCACTGGTCGGCTTCTTGCTCGCTCTCGGCATACTGGCCTTTGAACACCGGCGGGATGTAGTCGAACATGAACCGCTTGCCCTCGGAGTTCTTCAGGACCCCGCCGTCGCCGCGCACACCCTCGGTGACCAGGATCCCCTTCACGCTGGGCGGCCACACCATGCCGGTCGGGTGGAACTGGACGAACTCCATGTTGATCAGCGACGCGCCGGCCCGCAGCGCCAGCGCGTGCCCGTCGCCGGTGTACTCCCAGGAGTTGGACGTCACCTTGAACGACTTGCCGATCCCGCCGGTGGCCAGCACCACCGCGGGTGCCTCGAACAGGATGAACCGGCCGCTTTCGCGCCAGTAGCCGAACGCTCCGGCGATCCGTTCTTCGTGCTCCGGACCGTCTTTGAGCAACTCGGTGATCGTGCATTCGGCGAACACCCTGATCCGCGCCTCGTAGTCGCCGAGTTCGGCGTAATCCTCCTGCTGCAGCGAGACGATCTTCTGCTGCATGGTGCGGATCAACTCCAAGCCGGTGCGGTCACCGACGTGGGCCAGCCGTGGGTAGGTGTGGCCGCCGAAGTTGCGCTGACTGATCTTGCCGTCTTTGAGGCGGTCGAACAGGGCGCCGTAGGTCTCCAGCTCCCAGACGCGGTCCGGCGCCTCCTTGGCATGCAGTTCGGCCATGCGCCAGTTGTTCAGGAACTTGCCGCCGCGCATGGTGTCGCCAAAATGGGTCTGCCAGTTGTCTTTCGGGTTGGTGTTGCCCATCGCGGCCGCGCAGCCGCCCTCGGCCATCACCGTGTGGGCCTTGCCGAACAGCGACTTGCACACCACCGCGACCTTCAAGCCGCGCTCACGTGCCTCGATGACCGCCCGCAACCCTGCGCCGCCGGCACCGATGACGACCACGTCGTAGGAGTGCCGTTCGACCTCAACCATGAAACCTCGCTAGCTTAAATTCTGACAATCTTGAAATGGCTTATTGGCCAATAAATCTCAAGTCAGTGATGGTTCCGGTAGCCACCAGCATGATGTAGAAGTCGGTCAGCGACAGCGTGCCCAGGGTGATCCACGCGAAGAGCATGTGCCGGGTGTTGAGCTTGCTGACCTGCGTCCAGATCCAATACCGGACCGGGTGTTTGGAGAAATGCTTGAGACGGCCGCCGGTCACGTGCCGGCATGAATGGCAGGAGACCGTGTAGGCCCACAGCAGCAGCACGTTGGTCACCAAAATGACGTTGCCCAAACCGAAGCCGAAACCGGACGGTGAATGGAAGGCCATGACCGCGTCGTAGGTGTTGATCACCGACACCACCACGGCAATGTAGAAGAAGTACCGGTGGCTGTTCTGGATGATCAGCGGAAGCCGGGTTTCGCCGGTGTAATGGGCCCGCGGCTCAGGTACCGCGCAACCGGTCGGTGACTGCCACACCGACCGGTAGTAGGCCTTGCGGTAGTAGTAGCAGGTCAGCCGGAAACCCAGTAGGAACGGTAATACCAGCATTCCCAACGGAATCCACCACGGGAAGTGCCCGAACCAGACGCCGAGGTGACTCGCGCCAGGCTCGCAGGACGCGCTGACGCACGGTGAGTAGAACGGCGTCAGGTAGTGGTATTTCTCGACCCAGTAGCCGCTACCCCAAAATGCCCGGGTGGTCGCATAGACGATGAACGCCAGGAATCCGATGTTGGTGACCAGCGGTGCCCACCACCAGGTGTCGGTGCGCAGGGTCCGTTCGGGGATTTGCGCCCGGGTGGTTGAGAAAACGCCGGTAGCAGGACGGTTCGCCGTGGGTGCGCTCATCTGGTGTGATCCTCTTCGAGTGGTATCTCGTCGAAGGGTACACAGATAGAGGGCCCTCTTTTCGGCGGGGTTTGGTTGTCAGTATCTACTGTGACCGCCGACACCTTCGTCGTCGACGTCGCGCCAGAAATCGCGGTCGTAGTCGGTGTCGGGGATGGCGATCTTCTCGCCGGAATACTGGGCATCGGCGCGATCCAGGTCCAACTCAGAAACATCGGTGTCGAGCAATTCGATGTCGGTGAGGATCCGGTCGGCGTCGATGACGATGCGGCGCATCGCCGGGTCGTCGCCGTATCGCGACTTCAACGAGGTCACGCATCGCCGCAGACCGCCGATGAGGTCGTGCAGTTCGGCGATTTCAGCAGAGGCGGACAACGTAACTCCCTGTATCTTCCTGGACGGCCTGTGTCTTCCTGGACGGCGAAGGTGTTTCGGATCACAATACGTCACCCGATGGTATCCGCACTCCGCTGCGATGCACAGGGCATCGCACCGCCAGCCGAGCCCAACCGGCGAGGTCGACCTTGGGCGCGGACCGGGCCCGGAACCGGCGGATCCGGCGGGGCCATTCACCCCGCCGGATCAGGTCGCCGGACTGACCGGTTACTTCGTGATCGCGATGCGCTGCGCCTGATTTCCCGCGTAGGCGCCGCTGACTCGCACCGTCAGGACGCCGGCGTCATACGACGCGGTGATGGCCTCCCCGGTGACGTGGGCGGGCAGCTGGAACGACCGGCGGAATGATCCGTAACGGATCTCTTTCAGGACGCGGCCGTCCGTGTTCTCCGCGTGTTCGTCGCGGTGTTCACCGTGGATGAGCAGGCGGCTCACCCCGTTCTTGAGCTCGACCTCGACGTTGACGTCGTTGTCGACGTCGACACCCGGTAGCTCCAGGCGGACCAGGGCGTCGTCGCCGTCTTTGAGGATCTCCGCGGCCGGGCTGAACCCGCTGGTCGCCGGCTTGTACCAGTCCGTCACCGCCGCAGGACCGAAGAAGTCACGCAACAAGCGGTCGGGGTCCCAGGCGCCCCACGCCGGACGTGACCACAATGCGAGATTGCTCATGGATATCTCCTTATGCTTCCTTGTGAGTTAGCTGTGCCCGGCGCTGTGCCGGGCCGGCTATCCCGTAGAACATGAGTCGCCGCCGCTAAAGTTCCACCTGGGCTTTCGCCGCTAGTGAACGCAATCACACAGGCTGTTCCCAGCTGTGAGCGCCATGTCATCGGGCTGTCACAGTGGGCGATTTTCCGGCAATTTTCCGCCTTTAACCTTCATGGCATGGCTTCAGCCGGAACTACTCGCGCGCGCGACGGGGAATCGCCCTGCCGACGGCACGTGATCGTGGTAGGGCACGGCATGGTGGGCCACCGCCTGGTGGAGGCACTGCGTGTCCGCGACACCGGCGGCTTATGGCGGATCACGGTGCTGGCCGAGGAGGCCGACGCTGCCTACGACCGGGTCGGGCTGACGTCCTACACCGAAAGCTGGGACCGCGGCCTGTTGGCATTGCCGGGCAATGACTATGCCGGCGACGATCGGGTGCGGTTGCTGCTCAACACCCGGGTGACCGAGATCGATCGGGCGACCAAGTCGGTCGTCACCGCCGACGGACAGCGTCACCGCTACGACGCTCTGGTGCTGTCCACCGGCTCCTATGCATTCGTCCCCCCGGTGCCCGGGCACGACCTGCCCGAATGCCATGTCTACCGCACGCTGGACGACCTCGACGCGATCCGCGCCGGCGCCCAACGCACACTGAACTCGGCTCACACCGGCGCCGGAGTGGTCATCGGTGGCGGCCTGCTGGGACTCGAAGCCGCCAATGCGCTGCGCCAATTCGGGTTGCAGCCGCACGTCGTCGAGATGATGCCGCGACTGATGGCCCAGCAGATCGACGAGGCCGGCGGCGCCCTGCTCGCTCGCATGATCACTGATCTCGGGATCGCCGTCCACGTTGGCACGGGCACTGAATCCATTGAGCCCGTTGAACACTCAGATGGTTCTGCGTCGGTGCGGGTGCAGCTTACCGACGGTGACAGCATCGATGCCGGGGTGGTGATCTTCGCCGCCGGTATCCGCCCGCGCGACGAGTTGGCGAGGGCGGCGGGTCTGGCGATCGCCGAACGTGGCGGCGTGCTCACCGACTTATCTTGCCGGACAAGTGATCCCGATATCTATGCGGTCGGGGAGGTGGCGGCAATTGAGGGGTGCTGCTACGGCCTGGTCGGACCGGGATACACCAGCGCCGAGGTGGTGGCGGACCGGCTGCTGGGCGGTGCTGCCGAGTTCCCGGAGGCGGATCTGTCGACAAAGCTCAAGCTGCTGGGCGTCGACGTCGCCAGCTTCGGCGATGCGATGGGCGCGACCGAGAACTGCCTCGAGGTCGTCATCAACGACGCGGTGAAGCGCACCTACGCCAAGCTGGTGCTCTCCGACGATGCCAAGACGCTGCTGGGCGGCGTGTTGGTGGGTGACGCCTCGTCGTACGGGGTGCTGCGGCCCATGGTCGGCAGCGAGTTGCCCGGGGATCCGCTGGCGCTGATCGCGCCGGCGGGATCCGGTGACGGGGCTGGTGCCTTGGGGGTTGGTGCGCTGCCGGATTCGGCGCAGATCTGCTCCTGCAACAACGTGACCAAGGGCGACCTGAAGTGCGCGATCGCCGATGGCTGCGCCGACGTGCCGGCCCTCAAGGCGTGCACCGCGGCCGGCACCTCGTGCGGGTCGTGCGTGCCGCTGCTGAAGCAACTGCTGGAAGCCGAGGGTGTAGAGCAGTCCAAGGCGCTGTGCGAGCACTTC
The nucleotide sequence above comes from Mycobacterium pseudokansasii. Encoded proteins:
- a CDS encoding flavin reductase family protein, yielding MNSYSNLTPSSLREAFGHFPSGVVAIAAEIDGIREGLAASTFVPVSLDPPLVSFCVQNISTTWPKLKVAPMLGISVLGETHDEAARTLAAKTGDRFAGLETVSSDSGAVFVKGTSLWLESAIEQLIPAGDHTIVVLRVNQVTVDADVAPIVFHRSVFRRLGV
- a CDS encoding succinate dehydrogenase/fumarate reductase iron-sulfur subunit, which encodes MGYNACLRVWRGDESGGELRDFTVEVNEGEVVLDVIHRLQQTQTPDLAVRWNCKAGKCGSCSAEINGRPRLMCMTRMSTFAEDEVVTVTPLRTFPVIRDLVTDVSFNYEKAREIPSFAPPKDLQPGGYRMAQADVQRSQEFRKCIECFLCQNVCHVIRDHEENKQAFAGPRFLMRIAELEMHPLDTRDRRKEAQEAHGLGYCNITKCCTEVCPENIKITDNALIPMKERVVDRKYDPVVWLGNKLFRR
- the nirB gene encoding nitrite reductase large subunit NirB, with translation MASAGTTRARDGESPCRRHVIVVGHGMVGHRLVEALRVRDTGGLWRITVLAEEADAAYDRVGLTSYTESWDRGLLALPGNDYAGDDRVRLLLNTRVTEIDRATKSVVTADGQRHRYDALVLSTGSYAFVPPVPGHDLPECHVYRTLDDLDAIRAGAQRTLNSAHTGAGVVIGGGLLGLEAANALRQFGLQPHVVEMMPRLMAQQIDEAGGALLARMITDLGIAVHVGTGTESIEPVEHSDGSASVRVQLTDGDSIDAGVVIFAAGIRPRDELARAAGLAIAERGGVLTDLSCRTSDPDIYAVGEVAAIEGCCYGLVGPGYTSAEVVADRLLGGAAEFPEADLSTKLKLLGVDVASFGDAMGATENCLEVVINDAVKRTYAKLVLSDDAKTLLGGVLVGDASSYGVLRPMVGSELPGDPLALIAPAGSGDGAGALGVGALPDSAQICSCNNVTKGDLKCAIADGCADVPALKACTAAGTSCGSCVPLLKQLLEAEGVEQSKALCEHFSQSRAELFEIISATELRTFSGLLERFGRGKGCDICKPVVASILASTGSDHILDGEQAALQDSNDHFLANIQKNGSYSVVPRVPGGDIKPEHLILIGQIAQEFGLYTKITGGQRIDLFGARVDQLPEIWKRLVDAGMESGHAYGKALRTVKSCVGSDWCRYGQQDSVQLAIDLELRYRGLRAPHKIKLGVSGCARECAEARGKDVGVIATEKGWNLYVGGNGGMTPKHAQLLASDLDTETLVRYIDRFLMYYIRTADRLQRTAPWVESLGLDHVREVVCDDSLGLAEEFEAAMERHVANYKCEWKGVLEDPDKLSRFVSFVNAPDAVDSTVTFTERAGRKVPVPIGMPRMRS
- a CDS encoding Hsp20/alpha crystallin family protein, coding for MSNLALWSRPAWGAWDPDRLLRDFFGPAAVTDWYKPATSGFSPAAEILKDGDDALVRLELPGVDVDNDVNVEVELKNGVSRLLIHGEHRDEHAENTDGRVLKEIRYGSFRRSFQLPAHVTGEAITASYDAGVLTVRVSGAYAGNQAQRIAITK
- a CDS encoding fumarate reductase/succinate dehydrogenase flavoprotein subunit, with product MVEVERHSYDVVVIGAGGAGLRAVIEARERGLKVAVVCKSLFGKAHTVMAEGGCAAAMGNTNPKDNWQTHFGDTMRGGKFLNNWRMAELHAKEAPDRVWELETYGALFDRLKDGKISQRNFGGHTYPRLAHVGDRTGLELIRTMQQKIVSLQQEDYAELGDYEARIRVFAECTITELLKDGPEHEERIAGAFGYWRESGRFILFEAPAVVLATGGIGKSFKVTSNSWEYTGDGHALALRAGASLINMEFVQFHPTGMVWPPSVKGILVTEGVRGDGGVLKNSEGKRFMFDYIPPVFKGQYAESEQEADQWLKDNDSARRTPDLLPRDEVARAINSEVKAGRGTPHGGVYLDIASRLTPEEIKRRLPSMYHQFMELAGVDITKEPMEVGPTCHYVMGGVEVDADTGAATVPGLFAAGECSGGMHGSNRLGGNSLSDLLVFGRRAGLGAADYVRALSSRPTISSEAVDAAAKQALKPFEGPTDGSAPENPYALQMDLQHVMNDLVGIIRKEDEITRALTLLDELWRRYQKVQVEGHRQYNPAWNLAIDLRNMLLVSECVARAARQRSESRGGHTRDDHPGMDANWRNTLLVCRAAGDGDTGDGPHITITRESQVPMRPDLLELFEISELEKYYTDEELADHPGRRA